The Papio anubis isolate 15944 chromosome 5, Panubis1.0, whole genome shotgun sequence genome has a segment encoding these proteins:
- the CNOT6 gene encoding CCR4-NOT transcription complex subunit 6 isoform X1, which yields MPKEQYEPPDPRRMYTIMSSEEAANGKKSHWAELEISGKVRSLSASLWSLTHLTALHLSDNSLSRIPSDIAKLHNLVYLDLSSNKIRSLPAELGNMVSLRELHLNNNLLRVLPFELGKLFQLQTLGLKGNPLTQDILNLYQEPDGTRRLLNYLLDNLSGTAKRITTEQPPPRSWIMLQEPDRTRPTALFSVMCYNVLCDKYATRQLYGYCPSWALNWDYRKKAIIQEILSCNADIVSLQEVETEQYYSFFLVELKERGYNGFFSPKSRARTMSEQERKHVDGCAIFFKTEKFTLVQKHTVEFNQLAMANSEGSEAMLNRVMTKDNIGVAVLLELRKESIEMPSGKPHLGTEKQLILVANAHMHWDPEYSDVKLVQTMMFLSEVKNIIDKASRNLKSSVLGEFGTIPLVLCADLNSLPDSGVVEYLSTGGVETNHKDFKELRYNESLTNFSCHGKNGTTNGRITHGFKLKSAYESGLMPYTNYTFDFKGIIDYIFYSKPQLNTLGILGPLDHHWLVENNISGCPHPLIPSDHFSLFAQLELLLPFLPQVNGIHLPGRR from the exons gAAAAGTAAGAAGCTTAAGTGCATCTTTGTGGTCACTGACTCACCTGACAGCTTTGCATTTGAGTGACAATTCCCTGTCCCGAATTCCTTCAGACATTGCCAAGCTTCACAATCTGGTGTATTTGGACCTGTCATCTAATAAAATTCGTAGCTTACCCGCAGAACTCGGAAACATGGTATCACTCAG GGAGCTCCATTTAAATAACAACCTGTTACGAGTTCTACCTTTTGAGCTGGGAAAACTGTTTCAGTTGCAGACTTTAGGCCTGAAAG gaAATCCCCTTACCCAGGATATATTGAACCTTTATCAGGAACCAGATGGAACAAGACGGCTGCTGAACTATTTGCTTGATAATTTGTCAGGTACTGCAAAAAGAA TTACAACAGAACAACCACCTCCAAGGTCTTGGATTATGTTACAAGAACCAGATAGAACAAGGCCAACTG CCTTGTTTTCTGTCATGTGCTATAATGTTCTTTGTGATAAATATGCGACCCGGCAGTTATACGGCTACTGTCCATCATGGGCActaaactgggactacaggaaaaaGGCCATTATTCAAGAAATCTTGAGCTGCAATGCTGATATCGTAAGTCTTCAG GAGGTTGAAACGGAACAGTATTACAGTTTTTTTCTGGTAGAACTGAAAGAACGTGGCTATAATGGATTCTTCAGTCCTAAGTCTAGAGCTAGGACAATGTCAGAACAAGAAAGGAAACATGTTGATGGCTGTGCAATATTCTTCAAGACAGAAAA atttacTTTGGTTCAGAAACACACTGTTGAATTTAATCAGCTAGCCATGGCAAATTCTGAGGGGTCTGAAGCTATGCTGAACAGAGTCATGACAAAAGATAACATTGGGGTTGCAGTACTGCTAGAACTTCGGAAGGAATCGATTGAAATGCCGT CTGGAAAGCCacatcttggaacagaaaaacaGCTCATTCTCGTGGCCAATGCGCACATGCATTGGGACCCTGAGTACTCTGATGTGAAGTTGGTGCAGACTATGATGTTCCTCTCAGAAGTGAAGAACATTATTGATAAAGCCTCTCGCAACCTCAAATCCAGTGTTTTGGGAGAATTTGGAACTATTCCACTTGTGTTATGTGCAGATCTTAATTCTTTGCCAGACTCTG GTGTTGTAGAATATTTGAGCACGGGTGGAGTAGAAACAAATCACAAAGACTTTAAGGAGTTGAGGTATAATGAAAGTCTTACCAACTTCAGCTGTCACGGGAAGAATGGAACCACCAATGGAAGGATCACTCATGGTTTCAAGTTAAAGAGTGCCTATGAGAGTGGCCTGATGCCTTACACAAATTACACGTTTGATTTCAAG gGTATAATCGACTACATTTTCTATTCTAAACCTCAGCTGAACACCTTAGGCATCCTGGGCCCTCTGGACCACCACTGGCTGGTTGAGAATAACATCAGTGGCTGCCCGCACCCCCTCATTCCCTCTGACCACTTCTCACTTTTTGCACAACTGGAGCTCTTACTGCCTTTCCTGCCCCAAGTCAACGGCATCCACCTTCCTGGCAGGAGGTAG
- the CNOT6 gene encoding CCR4-NOT transcription complex subunit 6 isoform X3 encodes MPKEQYEPPDPRRMYTIMSSEEAANGKKSHWAELEISGKVRSLSASLWSLTHLTALHLSDNSLSRIPSDIAKLHNLVYLDLSSNKIRSLPAELGNMVSLRELHLNNNLLRVLPFELGKLFQLQTLGLKGNPLTQDILNLYQEPDGTRRLLNYLLDNLSGTAKRITTEQPPPRSWIMLQEPDRTRPTALFSVMCYNVLCDKYATRQLYGYCPSWALNWDYRKKAIIQEILSCNADIVSLQEVETEQYYSFFLVELKERGYNGFFSPKSRARTMSEQERKHVDGCAIFFKTEKFTLVQKHTVEFNQLAMANSEGSEAMLNRVMTKDNIGVAVLLELRKESIEMPSGKPHLGTEKQLILVANAHMHWDPEYSDVKLVQTMMFLSEVKNIIDKASRNLKSSVLGEFGTIPLVLCADLNSLPDSGVVEYLSTGGVETNHKDFKELRYNESLTNFSCHGKNGTTNGRITHGFKLKSAYESGLMPYTNYTFDFKRQEEDT; translated from the exons gAAAAGTAAGAAGCTTAAGTGCATCTTTGTGGTCACTGACTCACCTGACAGCTTTGCATTTGAGTGACAATTCCCTGTCCCGAATTCCTTCAGACATTGCCAAGCTTCACAATCTGGTGTATTTGGACCTGTCATCTAATAAAATTCGTAGCTTACCCGCAGAACTCGGAAACATGGTATCACTCAG GGAGCTCCATTTAAATAACAACCTGTTACGAGTTCTACCTTTTGAGCTGGGAAAACTGTTTCAGTTGCAGACTTTAGGCCTGAAAG gaAATCCCCTTACCCAGGATATATTGAACCTTTATCAGGAACCAGATGGAACAAGACGGCTGCTGAACTATTTGCTTGATAATTTGTCAGGTACTGCAAAAAGAA TTACAACAGAACAACCACCTCCAAGGTCTTGGATTATGTTACAAGAACCAGATAGAACAAGGCCAACTG CCTTGTTTTCTGTCATGTGCTATAATGTTCTTTGTGATAAATATGCGACCCGGCAGTTATACGGCTACTGTCCATCATGGGCActaaactgggactacaggaaaaaGGCCATTATTCAAGAAATCTTGAGCTGCAATGCTGATATCGTAAGTCTTCAG GAGGTTGAAACGGAACAGTATTACAGTTTTTTTCTGGTAGAACTGAAAGAACGTGGCTATAATGGATTCTTCAGTCCTAAGTCTAGAGCTAGGACAATGTCAGAACAAGAAAGGAAACATGTTGATGGCTGTGCAATATTCTTCAAGACAGAAAA atttacTTTGGTTCAGAAACACACTGTTGAATTTAATCAGCTAGCCATGGCAAATTCTGAGGGGTCTGAAGCTATGCTGAACAGAGTCATGACAAAAGATAACATTGGGGTTGCAGTACTGCTAGAACTTCGGAAGGAATCGATTGAAATGCCGT CTGGAAAGCCacatcttggaacagaaaaacaGCTCATTCTCGTGGCCAATGCGCACATGCATTGGGACCCTGAGTACTCTGATGTGAAGTTGGTGCAGACTATGATGTTCCTCTCAGAAGTGAAGAACATTATTGATAAAGCCTCTCGCAACCTCAAATCCAGTGTTTTGGGAGAATTTGGAACTATTCCACTTGTGTTATGTGCAGATCTTAATTCTTTGCCAGACTCTG GTGTTGTAGAATATTTGAGCACGGGTGGAGTAGAAACAAATCACAAAGACTTTAAGGAGTTGAGGTATAATGAAAGTCTTACCAACTTCAGCTGTCACGGGAAGAATGGAACCACCAATGGAAGGATCACTCATGGTTTCAAGTTAAAGAGTGCCTATGAGAGTGGCCTGATGCCTTACACAAATTACACGTTTGATTTCAAG AGGCAGGAAGAAGATACTTGA
- the CNOT6 gene encoding CCR4-NOT transcription complex subunit 6 isoform X2 produces the protein MPKEQYEPPDPRRMYTIMSSEEAANGKKSHWAELEISGKVRSLSASLWSLTHLTALHLSDNSLSRIPSDIAKLHNLVYLDLSSNKIRSLPAELGNMVSLRELHLNNNLLRVLPFELGKLFQLQTLGLKGNPLTQDILNLYQEPDGTRRLLNYLLDNLSVTTEQPPPRSWIMLQEPDRTRPTALFSVMCYNVLCDKYATRQLYGYCPSWALNWDYRKKAIIQEILSCNADIVSLQEVETEQYYSFFLVELKERGYNGFFSPKSRARTMSEQERKHVDGCAIFFKTEKFTLVQKHTVEFNQLAMANSEGSEAMLNRVMTKDNIGVAVLLELRKESIEMPSGKPHLGTEKQLILVANAHMHWDPEYSDVKLVQTMMFLSEVKNIIDKASRNLKSSVLGEFGTIPLVLCADLNSLPDSGVVEYLSTGGVETNHKDFKELRYNESLTNFSCHGKNGTTNGRITHGFKLKSAYESGLMPYTNYTFDFKGIIDYIFYSKPQLNTLGILGPLDHHWLVENNISGCPHPLIPSDHFSLFAQLELLLPFLPQVNGIHLPGRR, from the exons gAAAAGTAAGAAGCTTAAGTGCATCTTTGTGGTCACTGACTCACCTGACAGCTTTGCATTTGAGTGACAATTCCCTGTCCCGAATTCCTTCAGACATTGCCAAGCTTCACAATCTGGTGTATTTGGACCTGTCATCTAATAAAATTCGTAGCTTACCCGCAGAACTCGGAAACATGGTATCACTCAG GGAGCTCCATTTAAATAACAACCTGTTACGAGTTCTACCTTTTGAGCTGGGAAAACTGTTTCAGTTGCAGACTTTAGGCCTGAAAG gaAATCCCCTTACCCAGGATATATTGAACCTTTATCAGGAACCAGATGGAACAAGACGGCTGCTGAACTATTTGCTTGATAATTTGTCAG TTACAACAGAACAACCACCTCCAAGGTCTTGGATTATGTTACAAGAACCAGATAGAACAAGGCCAACTG CCTTGTTTTCTGTCATGTGCTATAATGTTCTTTGTGATAAATATGCGACCCGGCAGTTATACGGCTACTGTCCATCATGGGCActaaactgggactacaggaaaaaGGCCATTATTCAAGAAATCTTGAGCTGCAATGCTGATATCGTAAGTCTTCAG GAGGTTGAAACGGAACAGTATTACAGTTTTTTTCTGGTAGAACTGAAAGAACGTGGCTATAATGGATTCTTCAGTCCTAAGTCTAGAGCTAGGACAATGTCAGAACAAGAAAGGAAACATGTTGATGGCTGTGCAATATTCTTCAAGACAGAAAA atttacTTTGGTTCAGAAACACACTGTTGAATTTAATCAGCTAGCCATGGCAAATTCTGAGGGGTCTGAAGCTATGCTGAACAGAGTCATGACAAAAGATAACATTGGGGTTGCAGTACTGCTAGAACTTCGGAAGGAATCGATTGAAATGCCGT CTGGAAAGCCacatcttggaacagaaaaacaGCTCATTCTCGTGGCCAATGCGCACATGCATTGGGACCCTGAGTACTCTGATGTGAAGTTGGTGCAGACTATGATGTTCCTCTCAGAAGTGAAGAACATTATTGATAAAGCCTCTCGCAACCTCAAATCCAGTGTTTTGGGAGAATTTGGAACTATTCCACTTGTGTTATGTGCAGATCTTAATTCTTTGCCAGACTCTG GTGTTGTAGAATATTTGAGCACGGGTGGAGTAGAAACAAATCACAAAGACTTTAAGGAGTTGAGGTATAATGAAAGTCTTACCAACTTCAGCTGTCACGGGAAGAATGGAACCACCAATGGAAGGATCACTCATGGTTTCAAGTTAAAGAGTGCCTATGAGAGTGGCCTGATGCCTTACACAAATTACACGTTTGATTTCAAG gGTATAATCGACTACATTTTCTATTCTAAACCTCAGCTGAACACCTTAGGCATCCTGGGCCCTCTGGACCACCACTGGCTGGTTGAGAATAACATCAGTGGCTGCCCGCACCCCCTCATTCCCTCTGACCACTTCTCACTTTTTGCACAACTGGAGCTCTTACTGCCTTTCCTGCCCCAAGTCAACGGCATCCACCTTCCTGGCAGGAGGTAG